A genomic stretch from Burkholderia pyrrocinia includes:
- a CDS encoding glutathione S-transferase, which yields MLQLCGIPLSNYYNKVKFVLLEHDIPFEESVCSLPICDPAQLADSPLGKIPFLKTEEGALFESQVIIEYLAARYPEKAIFPAGPFAAAKVRELVETLELYLEWMAREVYTEAFFGGKVSDGMKAHVEKRLPRAIDAFKQMTQFSPYVLGESFSLADIAASIHLPVIGMATKAVFGHDFLLDAGIDWKAHAKKVGERAAAQRVAADRKAYVDATSGARS from the coding sequence ATGCTACAGCTGTGCGGTATTCCGTTGTCCAACTATTACAACAAGGTGAAGTTCGTCCTGCTCGAGCACGACATTCCGTTCGAGGAGTCGGTGTGCAGTTTGCCGATCTGCGATCCGGCCCAGCTCGCCGATTCGCCGCTCGGCAAGATCCCGTTCCTGAAGACCGAAGAGGGCGCGCTGTTCGAGTCGCAGGTGATCATCGAGTACCTGGCGGCGCGCTATCCCGAGAAAGCCATTTTTCCTGCGGGGCCGTTCGCGGCGGCGAAGGTGCGCGAGCTGGTCGAGACACTCGAGCTGTATCTCGAATGGATGGCGCGCGAGGTCTATACGGAAGCGTTTTTCGGCGGCAAGGTCAGCGACGGAATGAAGGCGCACGTCGAGAAGCGCCTGCCGCGCGCGATCGATGCGTTCAAGCAGATGACGCAGTTTTCGCCGTACGTGCTCGGCGAGTCGTTCAGCCTCGCGGACATCGCCGCATCGATCCATCTGCCGGTCATCGGGATGGCGACGAAGGCCGTGTTCGGACACGACTTCCTGCTCGATGCAGGCATCGACTGGAAGGCTCATGCGAAGAAGGTCGGTGAGCGTGCCGCCGCGCAGCGCGTGGCAGCCGATCGCAAGGCGTATGTCGACGCGACGAGCGGTGCGCGTTCGTAA
- a CDS encoding response regulator transcription factor — protein MRFLVLYSDAERRDGLKALLRQIDRHASINDAPDSFQARRLLRTQRFDLVVIDWLDVGRLSELQALCSACSPTPAAVMIDEASPEAIQRFFNYGVAGVIPHSTRPYLIVRALEMVLLGGHYIPPIALRLLPSTAAARHEAHFQSLAGSLPRRPPSGLLSPRQAQIMRFVHMGSTNKMIARTLGISEGTVKIHLASIFQQLGAVNRAAAVAIYNGWLSPHLEVLLANRNRTRKPAIGERGTVPLRTPRNDHRYPLPAAHAGTQDLPLAAEPRARFRRER, from the coding sequence ATGCGGTTCCTGGTGCTTTACTCAGACGCCGAACGGCGTGACGGACTGAAGGCCCTGTTGCGACAGATCGACCGCCACGCCAGCATCAACGATGCACCCGACAGCTTCCAGGCGCGCCGGCTGCTGCGCACCCAGCGTTTCGACCTCGTCGTGATCGACTGGCTGGACGTCGGCCGGCTAAGCGAGCTGCAGGCACTTTGCAGCGCCTGCTCGCCGACGCCCGCGGCCGTAATGATCGACGAAGCCTCGCCGGAGGCCATCCAGCGCTTCTTCAACTATGGCGTCGCAGGCGTGATCCCGCATTCCACGCGGCCGTACCTGATCGTGCGTGCGCTCGAGATGGTGCTGCTGGGCGGACACTACATCCCGCCGATCGCGCTCCGCCTGCTGCCCTCCACAGCCGCAGCGCGCCACGAGGCCCATTTCCAGTCACTCGCCGGATCGCTGCCCCGCCGCCCGCCGAGCGGCCTGTTGTCGCCGAGGCAAGCGCAGATCATGCGCTTCGTCCACATGGGCAGCACGAACAAGATGATCGCCCGCACGCTCGGCATCAGCGAAGGCACCGTGAAAATCCACCTTGCCAGCATTTTCCAGCAGCTTGGTGCCGTCAACCGCGCCGCCGCGGTCGCGATCTACAACGGCTGGCTGTCGCCGCACCTCGAAGTGCTGCTGGCGAATCGCAACCGCACGCGCAAACCGGCCATCGGCGAGCGCGGCACCGTTCCACTACGCACGCCACGGAACGATCATCGGTACCCGTTGCCAGCCGCGCATGCCGGCACGCAGGATCTGCCGCTCGCGGCCGAGCCGCGGGCACGGTTCCGGCGCGAGCGCTAG
- a CDS encoding DUF2863 family protein produces the protein MRQRIAKRLPPDADKLVGLSLALFASGSRIEDRFWEAKLDALLAKIVRNGNQTTLDAALDHLQQNHPDAYGALADMAETHSESMVIEHDGQPYDALLVAVPVLAWTRYMIPSGPLKGDVADALRTHLQAHVLANGTLVGLAPFLYSIDQLPRHHVETYRLAQQLAHAAIGQHTPKLSFGDLPETSPILADPRFLLAVVAAPAGAPLFRWQEEEGGSRIERGQCLEQWTAQGGPNLSIALPGCEFECLLPDAYYSACRDADERIRPHTVRTAIRYLFDTLGTAPQELRAVVAGFGERRIDEYRVGFTRRASNDVIYGVVWPLYGRENGDVSIDSATLEGEAPIEGPLEEIVSLLKECGVTDVRRHAGRFEPEYCDDCGVPLYADPLGEIVHAEMPEDASPAQPHFH, from the coding sequence ATGCGCCAGCGAATCGCCAAACGCCTCCCCCCCGATGCCGACAAACTGGTCGGTCTGTCGCTTGCGCTCTTCGCCTCGGGCAGCCGCATCGAGGATCGCTTCTGGGAAGCGAAGCTCGACGCGCTGCTCGCCAAGATAGTCCGCAACGGCAACCAGACTACGCTCGACGCAGCTCTCGACCATCTGCAGCAGAATCATCCCGACGCCTACGGCGCACTCGCCGACATGGCCGAGACCCACAGCGAGTCGATGGTGATCGAGCACGACGGCCAGCCGTACGATGCGCTGCTGGTCGCCGTCCCGGTTCTCGCATGGACGCGCTACATGATTCCGTCGGGCCCGCTCAAGGGCGACGTGGCCGACGCGCTGCGAACGCACCTGCAGGCTCATGTCCTTGCGAACGGCACGCTCGTCGGGCTTGCCCCGTTCCTCTACAGCATCGACCAGTTGCCGCGGCATCACGTCGAGACCTACCGTCTTGCCCAACAGCTCGCGCATGCGGCAATCGGCCAGCACACGCCCAAGCTCAGCTTCGGTGACCTGCCCGAAACCTCGCCGATCCTGGCCGACCCGCGCTTCCTGCTCGCCGTCGTCGCTGCGCCCGCCGGCGCGCCGCTGTTCCGCTGGCAGGAAGAAGAAGGCGGTAGCCGGATCGAGCGCGGTCAGTGCCTCGAACAATGGACGGCCCAGGGCGGCCCGAATCTGTCGATCGCGCTGCCTGGATGCGAGTTCGAGTGCCTGCTTCCGGACGCGTACTACTCGGCCTGCCGCGATGCGGACGAACGCATTCGTCCACACACGGTGCGAACCGCCATTCGTTATCTTTTCGACACACTTGGTACGGCACCGCAGGAGCTGCGCGCGGTGGTCGCCGGCTTCGGCGAACGCCGTATCGACGAGTATCGTGTCGGCTTCACTCGGCGTGCGAGCAACGACGTAATCTACGGCGTCGTGTGGCCGCTCTACGGCCGTGAAAACGGCGACGTGTCGATCGACAGCGCGACGCTCGAAGGCGAGGCGCCGATCGAAGGGCCGCTCGAGGAAATCGTCAGCCTGTTGAAGGAATGCGGTGTAACCGACGTCCGACGGCACGCGGGCCGCTTCGAACCCGAATACTGCGACGACTGCGGCGTGCCGCTTTACGCAGATCCGCTCGGCGAAATCGTCCACGCGGAAATGCCGGAAGACGCCTCGCCCGCCCAGCCGCACTTCCACTAA
- a CDS encoding potassium channel beta subunit family protein: MHYRRLGRSGLQISALSLGSWVTYGNQVDQRVARECLAAARDAGVNFFDNAEVYAGGKSEEIMGHALKSLDWPRISYIVSTKFFWGLAEAPNQYHTLNRKYLLNAIDGSLRRLQLDYVDLVYCHRPDPNTPIEETVWAMSDMIVRGKALYWGTSEWSADEIRAACEIAERHHLHKPVVEQPQYNLFHRTRVEREYARLYDDYGLGLTTWSPLASGLLTGKYRNGVPPGSRAQLQGYDWMRDRLTDQASNDIVERLGGIAVDLGCSTGQLAIAWVLANPRVSSVITGASRIEQISENMRALDVAAKLTPDVKQRIEEVVGDAYE, from the coding sequence ATGCACTATCGACGGCTAGGCCGTTCCGGCCTGCAGATCAGCGCGCTCTCGCTCGGCTCGTGGGTCACGTACGGCAATCAGGTCGATCAGCGGGTCGCGCGGGAATGCCTCGCCGCGGCACGCGACGCGGGTGTCAACTTCTTCGACAACGCCGAGGTTTACGCCGGCGGCAAATCCGAGGAAATCATGGGCCACGCGCTCAAATCGCTCGACTGGCCGCGCATCAGCTATATCGTGTCCACGAAGTTCTTCTGGGGGCTCGCGGAAGCACCGAACCAGTATCACACGCTGAACCGGAAATACCTGCTGAACGCGATCGACGGCTCGCTGCGCCGGTTGCAGCTCGATTATGTCGATCTCGTCTACTGCCATCGGCCCGATCCGAACACACCGATCGAGGAAACCGTCTGGGCGATGAGCGACATGATCGTGCGCGGCAAGGCGTTGTATTGGGGCACGTCGGAATGGAGCGCCGACGAGATCCGTGCCGCGTGCGAGATCGCCGAACGGCATCACCTGCATAAGCCGGTCGTCGAGCAACCCCAGTACAACCTGTTCCACCGCACGCGGGTCGAACGGGAATATGCGCGGCTCTACGACGACTACGGCCTCGGCCTCACGACCTGGAGCCCGCTGGCATCGGGCCTGCTCACCGGCAAGTACCGTAACGGTGTTCCGCCGGGCAGCCGCGCGCAGTTGCAGGGTTACGACTGGATGCGCGACCGGTTGACCGATCAGGCCAGCAACGACATCGTCGAACGGCTCGGCGGGATCGCGGTCGACCTCGGCTGCAGCACGGGCCAGCTCGCGATCGCGTGGGTGCTCGCGAATCCGCGCGTGAGCTCGGTGATCACCGGCGCATCGCGAATCGAGCAGATCAGCGAGAACATGCGCGCGCTCGACGTCGCCGCGAAGTTGACGCCGGATGTGAAGCAACGCATCGAAGAGGTCGTCGGCGACGCATACGAGTAA
- a CDS encoding energy-coupling factor ABC transporter permease yields MGFLFTPLPLWVGIGGWIAAVALLTLAIWNRPFVRLQDATLQHVWLALVTAIAVLWASNAWLEDGIVMHLLGATLLVTLFDWTLALIAMGAVTAVAAIIFDAPWQGIGLTYLIYGALPVAVSALLQRAALAWLPHNLASFIIGQGFLSPAIAIIAVAAAAAGVQLALADGVPVVIPAGYLLNTALLALGEAWFTGMATALIAVYRPAWVTTFDVRRYRLGGPRA; encoded by the coding sequence ATGGGTTTTCTTTTCACACCGCTTCCGCTCTGGGTTGGCATCGGTGGCTGGATCGCCGCCGTGGCCCTGCTCACGCTCGCGATCTGGAATCGCCCCTTCGTGCGCCTCCAGGACGCCACGCTCCAGCACGTGTGGCTCGCGCTCGTCACCGCAATCGCGGTCCTCTGGGCCTCGAATGCGTGGCTCGAAGATGGCATCGTCATGCATCTGCTGGGCGCAACGCTGCTCGTCACACTGTTCGACTGGACGCTTGCGCTGATTGCGATGGGCGCCGTCACGGCGGTGGCCGCGATCATCTTCGACGCGCCGTGGCAGGGCATTGGCCTGACCTATCTGATCTACGGCGCGCTGCCTGTCGCCGTGTCGGCGTTGCTGCAGCGCGCCGCGCTCGCATGGCTGCCGCATAACCTCGCGTCGTTCATCATCGGCCAGGGATTCCTGTCGCCGGCCATCGCGATCATCGCGGTCGCAGCAGCAGCAGCCGGCGTCCAGCTCGCCCTCGCGGATGGCGTGCCTGTCGTGATTCCTGCCGGCTATCTGTTGAACACCGCGCTGCTCGCGCTCGGCGAAGCGTGGTTCACCGGCATGGCGACTGCGCTCATCGCCGTCTATCGCCCTGCGTGGGTCACGACCTTCGACGTCCGGCGCTATCGCCTCGGCGGCCCGCGCGCCTGA
- the yaaA gene encoding peroxide stress protein YaaA translates to MIIVLSPAKSLDYDTPAHVQSYTKPAFVDDASELIDGLRKLSPQDIATLMDISDPLARLNFQRYADWSPTFTPANAKQAVLAFNGDVYEGFDAKSLSSDDLDYAQQHVRVLSGLYGLLRPLDLLQPYRLEMGTRFANARGKDLYAFWGDRITRALNEQLETRSGSARVLVNCASTEYFKSVKPKLLAAPVITPVFEDWKGGRYKIISFHAKRARGLMARFIVENRITEPKALKAFATEGYAFDAAASNDSTYVYRRRVGE, encoded by the coding sequence ATGATAATCGTTCTCTCTCCCGCCAAATCCCTCGACTACGATACGCCCGCGCACGTCCAGTCTTACACGAAGCCTGCATTCGTCGACGACGCGTCCGAGCTGATCGACGGCCTGCGCAAGCTTTCGCCGCAGGACATCGCGACGCTGATGGATATTTCCGATCCGCTCGCGCGCCTGAACTTCCAGCGCTACGCGGACTGGTCGCCGACCTTTACGCCGGCCAATGCGAAGCAGGCCGTGCTGGCGTTCAACGGCGACGTCTACGAAGGATTCGATGCGAAATCGCTGTCGTCCGACGATCTCGACTATGCGCAGCAGCACGTGCGCGTGCTGTCGGGCCTGTACGGGCTGCTGCGCCCGCTCGACCTGCTGCAGCCGTACCGGCTCGAGATGGGTACGCGCTTCGCGAACGCGCGCGGCAAGGATCTGTACGCGTTCTGGGGCGACCGCATCACGCGGGCGCTGAACGAGCAGCTCGAGACGCGCAGCGGCTCGGCGCGCGTGCTGGTCAACTGCGCGTCGACCGAATACTTCAAGTCGGTCAAGCCGAAACTGCTGGCCGCGCCTGTCATCACGCCGGTGTTCGAGGACTGGAAGGGCGGCCGCTACAAGATCATCAGCTTCCATGCGAAGCGCGCGCGCGGCCTGATGGCGCGTTTTATCGTCGAGAACCGTATTACCGAGCCGAAGGCGCTGAAGGCGTTTGCGACGGAAGGCTATGCGTTCGACGCGGCGGCGTCGAACGATTCGACTTACGTATATCGCCGGCGAGTCGGCGAGTGA
- a CDS encoding putative toxin-antitoxin system toxin component, PIN family: MTSSLAPHVAHRVVLDSNVWIDILVFDDPATRPIRAALERGALAAVIDGRCLTELEYVLDYPQFQARAIDKAAALATVARLASLVEPPPVDAAAPPLPKCKDRDDQKFLELARAAQAEWLVSKDRALLKLAKRTARDFGFRIAQPAPFAEACALDAASTTPATPA; encoded by the coding sequence ATGACCAGCTCCCTCGCCCCGCACGTCGCGCACCGCGTCGTGCTCGACTCGAACGTCTGGATCGACATCCTCGTATTCGACGACCCCGCTACGCGCCCGATCCGGGCCGCGCTCGAACGCGGCGCGCTTGCCGCCGTGATCGACGGCCGCTGCCTGACCGAACTCGAGTACGTGCTCGATTATCCGCAGTTCCAGGCGCGTGCGATCGACAAGGCCGCCGCGCTCGCGACCGTCGCCCGCCTCGCGAGCCTCGTCGAGCCGCCGCCCGTCGACGCCGCCGCGCCGCCGCTGCCGAAGTGCAAGGACCGCGACGACCAGAAGTTTCTCGAACTCGCCCGAGCCGCGCAGGCCGAGTGGCTCGTGTCGAAAGACCGTGCGCTGCTGAAGCTCGCGAAGCGCACCGCACGCGACTTCGGTTTCCGGATCGCGCAACCCGCGCCGTTTGCCGAAGCCTGCGCGCTCGACGCCGCATCGACCACTCCTGCCACGCCTGCCTGA
- a CDS encoding DUF3563 family protein: MIAYIVEKLSNWFESAERERREAYLATSSDIVQLEHRIRSLETNGYSL, from the coding sequence ATGATCGCCTACATCGTCGAAAAGCTGAGCAACTGGTTCGAATCCGCAGAACGTGAGCGCCGTGAGGCTTACCTCGCCACGTCGTCGGATATCGTCCAGCTCGAGCACCGCATCCGCTCGCTCGAAACCAACGGCTACTCGCTGTAA
- the cueR gene encoding Cu(I)-responsive transcriptional regulator, with protein MNIGDASRESGVSAKMIRYYEQVGLLAPSKRTDAGYRIYGADEIHILRFIRQARRLGFLVEDIRKLLMLWQDRSRASAEVKSIALEHVAELDRRIAELSDMRDTLADLAAHCHGDGRPECPILARLADPVSEPD; from the coding sequence ATGAATATCGGTGACGCGTCGCGCGAATCCGGAGTCAGCGCAAAAATGATCCGGTACTACGAGCAGGTCGGCCTTCTTGCGCCGAGCAAGCGTACCGATGCCGGCTATCGGATCTACGGCGCGGACGAAATCCACATCCTGCGCTTCATCCGTCAGGCGCGACGGCTTGGCTTTCTCGTCGAGGACATCCGCAAGCTGCTGATGCTCTGGCAAGATCGCTCCCGCGCCAGCGCCGAAGTGAAGTCGATCGCCCTCGAGCACGTGGCCGAACTCGACAGGCGCATCGCCGAACTGAGCGACATGCGCGATACGCTGGCCGACCTGGCCGCGCACTGCCATGGTGACGGACGGCCAGAATGCCCGATTTTGGCGCGCCTGGCCGATCCCGTCAGTGAACCAGATTAG
- a CDS encoding BspC domain-containing protein, whose product MSPSLLTNNQMDSSPASLRILRALGKLAACVAGLSLALPTPVFADLLDQRSELINKFVNEMHADPLAADCAAHGSFIASTSSAFDRVDFAPNAFDSGNATITPWNDSFDQGKQRVKVDNIVTVDGLGAHSDGSDPTPLKFRCGYVGQQMLAFSWNDPVPPLKPRVERSTSSTKKFKGKSHRGKAKAKASGRTGKKAVATKKSGGQKNAVKKKTAKKS is encoded by the coding sequence ATGTCTCCTTCGCTCCTCACCAATAACCAGATGGACAGCTCACCTGCCTCGCTCCGGATTCTCCGGGCGCTCGGCAAGCTGGCAGCCTGTGTCGCGGGCCTGTCGCTTGCGCTTCCGACACCGGTATTCGCCGACCTGCTCGATCAGCGCTCCGAACTGATCAACAAATTCGTCAACGAAATGCATGCCGATCCGCTCGCGGCCGATTGTGCGGCGCACGGCAGCTTCATCGCCAGCACGTCGTCGGCCTTCGACCGCGTCGACTTCGCGCCGAACGCATTCGACAGCGGCAACGCGACGATCACGCCGTGGAACGACTCGTTCGACCAGGGCAAGCAGCGCGTGAAGGTCGACAACATCGTCACGGTCGACGGACTCGGCGCCCACAGCGACGGCAGCGACCCGACGCCGCTGAAATTCCGTTGCGGTTATGTCGGCCAGCAAATGCTCGCGTTCAGCTGGAACGACCCCGTTCCGCCGCTGAAGCCGCGCGTCGAGCGCTCCACGTCTTCGACGAAGAAGTTCAAGGGCAAATCGCACCGGGGCAAGGCAAAAGCGAAGGCATCGGGCCGCACCGGCAAGAAGGCCGTTGCAACGAAGAAATCAGGCGGCCAGAAGAATGCCGTGAAGAAGAAAACCGCGAAGAAGTCCTGA
- a CDS encoding pyridoxal phosphate-dependent aminotransferase: MNAPSDMPTTPIFPSRLPNVGTTIFTVMSALAAEKGAVNLGQGFPDFDCDPRIVDAVAAAMRNGHNQYPPMAGVAPLRDAIADKIAHVYGRRYDPATEITVTAGATQALLTAILCAVHPGDEVIVVEPTYDSYLPSIELAGGKPVFVTLEAPDYAIPFDRLAAAITPKTRMILINTPHNPTGTVWREADMRKLEEIVRGTNVLILSDEVYEHMVYDGARHESVARYPELAARSFIVSSFGKTYHVTGWKVGYVAAPAALTAEFRKVHQFNVFTVNTPMQIGLADYLRDPAPYLTLAGFYQKKRDFFRAGLERTRFKLLPCTGTYFQCVDYSAISDLPEAEFSKWLTSEIGVAAIPVSAFYHEPHESGVVRFCFAKQESTLASALERLARL; the protein is encoded by the coding sequence ATGAACGCTCCTTCAGACATGCCAACGACTCCCATTTTCCCCTCGCGCCTGCCGAATGTCGGCACGACGATCTTCACGGTCATGAGCGCGCTTGCCGCCGAAAAAGGCGCCGTGAACCTCGGCCAGGGCTTCCCGGATTTCGATTGCGATCCGCGCATCGTCGATGCGGTCGCGGCCGCGATGCGCAACGGGCACAACCAGTATCCGCCGATGGCCGGTGTCGCACCGCTGCGCGACGCGATCGCCGACAAGATCGCGCACGTCTACGGCCGGCGCTACGATCCGGCCACCGAGATCACGGTGACGGCAGGCGCGACGCAAGCGCTGCTGACGGCAATCCTGTGCGCGGTGCATCCGGGCGACGAAGTGATCGTCGTCGAACCGACCTATGACAGCTATCTGCCGTCGATCGAACTCGCAGGAGGCAAGCCGGTATTCGTCACGCTGGAAGCGCCCGACTACGCGATCCCGTTCGACCGTCTCGCGGCCGCGATCACGCCGAAAACGCGCATGATCCTGATCAACACGCCGCATAACCCGACGGGCACCGTGTGGCGCGAGGCGGACATGCGCAAGCTCGAGGAGATCGTACGCGGCACCAACGTGCTGATCCTGTCGGACGAGGTCTACGAGCACATGGTCTACGACGGCGCGCGCCACGAGAGCGTCGCGCGCTATCCGGAACTCGCCGCACGCAGCTTCATCGTGTCGAGCTTCGGCAAGACCTATCACGTGACGGGCTGGAAGGTCGGCTATGTCGCGGCGCCTGCCGCGCTGACCGCGGAATTCCGCAAGGTCCACCAGTTCAACGTATTCACGGTGAATACGCCGATGCAGATCGGGCTCGCCGATTACCTGCGCGACCCGGCACCGTACCTGACACTCGCCGGCTTCTACCAGAAGAAACGCGACTTCTTCCGCGCAGGCCTCGAGCGCACGCGCTTCAAGCTGCTGCCATGCACGGGCACGTACTTCCAGTGCGTCGATTACTCGGCGATCAGCGACCTGCCCGAAGCGGAATTCTCGAAGTGGCTCACGTCGGAGATCGGCGTGGCCGCCATTCCGGTGTCGGCGTTCTATCACGAGCCGCACGAATCGGGTGTCGTGCGTTTCTGTTTCGCGAAGCAGGAAAGCACGCTCGCATCCGCACTCGAACGGCTCGCCCGACTGTAA
- a CDS encoding 23S rRNA (adenine(2030)-N(6))-methyltransferase RlmJ: protein MLSYRHGFHAGNHADVLKHAVVVQLLRYLNKKDKSYWYIDTHAGAGVYSLRDGYAAKTAEFDTGIGRLWNDKNLPEALGDYVDEVRALNDDGELRFYPGSPYIAWRSMREQDRMRLFEMHTTEIDVLRHNFRDAGRRAMIFAGDGFEGIKALLPPPPRRALVLIDPSYEDKKDYARTVSCVTECLKRFATGCYAIWYPQVTRTESQRFPEQLKRLQPNNWLHLTLTVSNPPTDGLGLYGSGMFILNPPYTLAQSMNEALPYLVEVLGQDSGARCQIEHRGN from the coding sequence ATGCTCAGTTATCGTCACGGTTTTCACGCAGGCAATCACGCGGACGTGCTCAAGCACGCCGTCGTCGTCCAACTGCTGCGCTACCTGAACAAGAAAGACAAGTCGTACTGGTACATCGACACGCATGCCGGTGCCGGCGTGTACTCGCTGCGCGACGGCTACGCGGCAAAGACGGCGGAATTCGACACCGGCATCGGCCGGCTATGGAACGACAAGAACCTGCCGGAAGCGCTGGGCGATTATGTGGACGAAGTACGCGCACTGAACGACGACGGCGAACTGCGCTTCTACCCTGGTTCCCCGTATATCGCATGGCGATCGATGCGTGAGCAGGACCGGATGCGCCTGTTCGAAATGCACACGACGGAAATCGACGTGCTGCGCCACAACTTCCGCGACGCCGGGCGACGCGCGATGATCTTCGCCGGCGACGGCTTCGAAGGCATCAAGGCGCTGCTGCCGCCGCCGCCGCGACGCGCACTCGTGCTGATCGACCCGTCCTACGAGGACAAGAAGGATTACGCGCGCACGGTAAGCTGCGTGACGGAATGCCTGAAGCGTTTCGCGACGGGCTGCTACGCGATCTGGTATCCGCAGGTCACGCGGACGGAATCGCAGCGCTTTCCCGAGCAGTTGAAGCGCCTGCAACCGAACAACTGGCTGCACCTGACGCTGACGGTATCGAATCCGCCTACCGATGGACTGGGCCTCTACGGCAGCGGGATGTTCATCCTGAATCCGCCGTATACGCTTGCGCAGAGCATGAACGAGGCACTGCCCTATCTGGTCGAGGTGCTGGGACAGGATAGCGGCGCCCGTTGTCAGATCGAGCACCGCGGAAATTGA
- a CDS encoding M14 family metallopeptidase → MTLSITSNFDAGAIDVVSCDSPAAIRLRVRGDSRSEFAQWFYYRLTGARGERCVMTFENAAECAYPSGWRNYSAVASYDRVDWFRVPTTFDGKTMTIDHTPEFDSIYYAYFEPYSEERHAAFLGAVQQLPQASVVELGRTVEGRPMSLLTLGTPETDGAPKKKVWIIARQHPGETMAEWFVEGLVKRLAGWGDWAGDPVARKLYDRATFYIVPNMNPDGSVHGNLRTNAAGANLNREWMMPDAERSPEVLAVRDAIHAIGCDMFFDIHGDEDLPYVFVAGSEMLPSFTEQQGKEQTAFIDAFKVASPDFQTEHGYAASKYKEDALKLASKYIGHQFGCLSLTLEMPFKDNANLPDERVGWNGERSAALGAAMLAAILMHVDTFA, encoded by the coding sequence ATGACCCTTTCGATCACCAGCAATTTCGACGCAGGCGCAATCGACGTCGTGTCGTGCGACAGCCCCGCGGCGATTCGGCTGCGCGTGCGCGGCGACAGCCGCTCGGAATTCGCGCAATGGTTTTACTACCGCTTGACGGGCGCGCGCGGCGAGCGGTGCGTGATGACGTTCGAGAATGCCGCCGAATGCGCGTATCCGTCTGGCTGGCGCAACTACAGCGCGGTGGCGAGCTACGACCGGGTCGACTGGTTCCGCGTGCCGACGACGTTCGACGGCAAGACGATGACTATCGACCATACGCCGGAGTTCGACAGCATCTACTACGCGTATTTCGAACCGTACTCGGAAGAGCGTCACGCGGCATTTCTCGGTGCCGTCCAGCAGTTGCCGCAGGCAAGCGTCGTCGAACTCGGCCGCACGGTCGAAGGCCGCCCGATGTCGCTGCTGACGCTCGGCACGCCGGAAACCGACGGCGCGCCGAAGAAGAAAGTGTGGATCATCGCGCGTCAGCATCCGGGCGAGACGATGGCCGAGTGGTTCGTCGAAGGCCTCGTCAAGCGGCTGGCCGGATGGGGCGACTGGGCCGGCGATCCGGTCGCGCGCAAGCTCTACGATCGCGCGACGTTCTACATCGTCCCGAACATGAATCCGGACGGCAGCGTGCATGGCAACCTGCGCACCAATGCGGCAGGTGCGAACCTGAACCGCGAATGGATGATGCCCGATGCCGAGCGCAGCCCCGAGGTGCTGGCCGTGCGCGACGCGATCCACGCGATCGGCTGCGACATGTTCTTCGACATTCACGGCGACGAGGATCTGCCGTACGTGTTCGTTGCCGGTTCGGAGATGCTGCCGAGCTTTACCGAGCAGCAGGGCAAGGAGCAGACCGCGTTCATCGACGCGTTCAAGGTCGCGAGCCCCGACTTCCAGACCGAGCATGGTTATGCGGCGAGCAAGTACAAGGAGGACGCGCTCAAGCTCGCGTCGAAGTACATCGGCCACCAGTTCGGCTGCCTGTCGCTGACGCTCGAGATGCCGTTCAAGGACAACGCGAACCTGCCCGACGAGCGTGTCGGCTGGAACGGTGAGCGCAGCGCGGCGCTTGGCGCAGCGATGCTGGCCGCGATCCTGATGCACGTCGATACGTTCGCGTAG